GTCGGTTACCATCACCCATCTTTTGAACCAGCGGGCGGGAATCGCCTGGGCAAGTTACAGCCACACCGGTGTTCCGGTTGCCACCTTCGCCCTTGGCGCTTCAAGCGGCCAGTTCAACGGGTATTACGACAATACCGATATTTTCACCAAGCTTTCCAATGCCATGTTTGCCGGTGCTTCCGTCGCCATGGCCCGATAACATCATTTCCTATACCTCCTGCGGGAAGGGCATTTGTCCCTTCCCGCTTTTTTTACTTAGTGTTCGGAATCCTGGTGGTACACAGGCCCTTCAGCTGGTAGATACCTTTCTTTTATGCCGAGGCATACGTTTTCCCATGGTTTGGCTTTCAATTGACGCAGAGAAAAGGATTTGCCGTCTTTCAACCACCAGGATTCCGAACAGTAGACTTTTTCGACAAGGAGAAACAGATTGATCGATACAAAAGAACAACTTTTTGTCTTCCTGATTTTGGCCGGGTTTGTCGGCCTGCTCTTTGTCCCCACCGGTTTTCAGAGGCCGGGGAGGGAGTTGCAAAGACGAGTACGAGCGGTCGTACTCTCCACCGATGAAAGCGATGTGGCCCACAACGGCATCATTCGAACGGGAACCCAGCATCTGCACGTTAGGATTTCCTCAGGCCCCTTTAAAGGAAAAGAAGAAGAGTGCGACAACCTCCTGATGGGAAAGCTCGAGCTTGACCGTTTCTACACACCGGGAAACACGATTTTGGCTGTGCTGCAGCTTAATGAAGCCAAAGATGAGATTCTTACGGTACAGCCGGTCGATCACTATCGGATCAGGGTGGAGGCGCTATTGGTCCTTGCCTTCTTCGCCTTCCTGCTCCTTTACGCCAGATGGACGGGCTTGAAGGCCATCGTCAGCTTTCTCTTTACCGCAGCGGTTATATGGAAAATCCTGATACCGGGATTTCTCAAGGGGTTCCCCCCTATTCTTCTCACCATGATAGTCACCGCCATCATCACGGCGACCATTATCTTCCTCGTGGGAGGCAGGGGCAAGCGAAGTCTCATAGCCTTCCTCGGGGCAATGGTCGGGGTGATTGCCACCGCCATCCTCGCCGTCGGTTTCGGAAGAGCCTTTCGGGTTCACGGCGCCATAAAACCCTTTTCCGAGATGCTCCTGTACGCAGGCTTTCCCCACCTGGATCTAACGGACATCCTCTTCGCAGGAATCTTCCTTGCAAGCAGTGGAGCGGTGATGGACATCGCCATGGATATCGCGGCTTCCATGGAGGAGATTGTCTTACACAATCCCACTGTCGAAAGAAAGAAACTGATCCACTCGGGATTTGCCGTCGGACGGGCCGTTATCGGTACCATGACCACGACCCTGCTTCTTGCATACTCTGGAGGATACACCGCCCTTTTGATGGTTTTCATGGCCCAGGGAACACCGGGAATCAACATTGTGAATCTCGGTTATGTGGCGGCGGAGATACTTCACACGTTGGTGGGAAGCTTCGGTCTGGTCCTGGTTGCTCCAT
This sequence is a window from Sediminispirochaeta bajacaliforniensis DSM 16054. Protein-coding genes within it:
- a CDS encoding YibE/F family protein, coding for MIDTKEQLFVFLILAGFVGLLFVPTGFQRPGRELQRRVRAVVLSTDESDVAHNGIIRTGTQHLHVRISSGPFKGKEEECDNLLMGKLELDRFYTPGNTILAVLQLNEAKDEILTVQPVDHYRIRVEALLVLAFFAFLLLYARWTGLKAIVSFLFTAAVIWKILIPGFLKGFPPILLTMIVTAIITATIIFLVGGRGKRSLIAFLGAMVGVIATAILAVGFGRAFRVHGAIKPFSEMLLYAGFPHLDLTDILFAGIFLASSGAVMDIAMDIAASMEEIVLHNPTVERKKLIHSGFAVGRAVIGTMTTTLLLAYSGGYTALLMVFMAQGTPGINIVNLGYVAAEILHTLVGSFGLVLVAPFTAIIGGFMLRPSREKEDQFTPS